Proteins encoded by one window of Acidobacteriota bacterium:
- a CDS encoding von Willebrand factor type A domain-containing protein encodes MTADPRHHDSQELKRRLESPPSVAEPPSELLERLRADIPAEIPRPQLEESFGRRPRRWQLAAVLTTTILGGGVGYWVSQQAPPLSTAQSESAWREPMVEGRAGASAAEGQAADNVATESAAEDSPVGLSEELEAGRRERAVQIPVAAPSADPPEADRFREESKRRRVISPGDPTPQPSDAEEAPLAVGSLAAAPEAALRAPQGPAPAPAEPPAAAKKSALLDGQAVPPAAEESRRVAPPPPPPPSPPSRPSTRAPLRQRNEALRSRKQKSDQRSRENTSVMGQDQMIASLAEQQAALEKELEALEEPPGLPENEMQAALFEEIVIEQPPRPSEGVVFRGGSPIRRDDREAPPSTGGTAEPNGQPAGDMFFEHSGVNPFLDSAEDALSTFALDVDRASFTLLRRYLDGGDLPPAAALRVEEIVNALDRGDEAPVEQDFRWTAEGARAPFTESDAYRLLRFRMAARDVERPAVALTLVVDVSGSMSRGGRLDLVRRSLGLLLDRLRAGDRVTLVTFGERARVLVESTSDLLAVRSALAGLQAGGSTHAQAGLALAYELALEHLRPGAVNRVVLCSDGVANVGATDADSLLETISQGREAGIELTALGFGMGNYNDVLLERLANQGDGTYGYIDSFAEARELLAEGLDGTLVTVAEDARVQVRIHPEVIDRYRLIGYENRDLADEDFRNTASDGGEIGSGHRVTALYEVRLKSGVRSSQTAATLTLRYRAPRDQRWREQTVTVTAGELETSWNEASPAFRQAALAAELAEILRGSFWAREGDLEDVARRARALVAERPENPEAIELARLAARAAELSR; translated from the coding sequence ATGACGGCGGATCCTCGTCACCACGATTCGCAAGAGCTGAAGCGGCGGCTGGAATCACCGCCGTCGGTCGCCGAGCCACCGTCCGAGCTCCTCGAGCGCCTGCGCGCCGACATCCCGGCGGAGATTCCGCGGCCCCAGCTCGAGGAGTCTTTCGGTCGACGGCCTCGTCGCTGGCAGCTCGCCGCCGTGCTCACCACGACCATTCTCGGTGGTGGCGTGGGCTATTGGGTTTCGCAGCAGGCGCCGCCTCTGTCGACGGCGCAGTCGGAGTCGGCCTGGCGCGAGCCGATGGTCGAAGGCCGGGCTGGCGCATCGGCCGCCGAAGGTCAGGCTGCCGACAACGTGGCGACGGAATCGGCCGCCGAGGATTCCCCGGTTGGTTTGTCCGAGGAGCTCGAGGCAGGGCGACGAGAGCGAGCGGTTCAGATACCGGTGGCGGCTCCGAGCGCAGATCCGCCGGAGGCCGACCGTTTCCGCGAAGAATCGAAGCGTCGACGCGTCATTTCCCCGGGCGATCCGACGCCGCAACCCAGCGATGCGGAGGAAGCTCCGCTCGCCGTCGGTTCCTTGGCGGCGGCGCCCGAAGCGGCGCTGCGAGCGCCGCAGGGCCCGGCTCCTGCGCCGGCCGAGCCGCCGGCTGCAGCCAAGAAGTCGGCTCTCTTGGACGGCCAGGCGGTGCCGCCTGCGGCCGAAGAATCGCGGCGAGTCGCACCGCCGCCGCCGCCCCCCCCGTCGCCACCGTCCCGGCCGTCGACCCGCGCCCCGCTGCGGCAGCGCAACGAAGCGCTACGTTCCCGCAAGCAGAAGAGCGATCAGCGGTCGCGGGAGAACACCAGCGTCATGGGTCAGGACCAGATGATCGCCAGCCTCGCGGAGCAGCAGGCGGCCCTCGAGAAGGAGCTCGAGGCGCTGGAGGAGCCGCCTGGCTTGCCCGAGAATGAGATGCAGGCAGCGCTTTTCGAGGAGATCGTCATCGAACAGCCGCCTCGGCCCTCGGAGGGAGTGGTGTTTCGGGGTGGTTCTCCAATCCGTCGGGATGATCGCGAGGCACCGCCATCGACCGGTGGTACTGCCGAGCCCAACGGCCAGCCGGCAGGCGACATGTTCTTCGAGCACAGTGGCGTCAACCCCTTCCTCGACAGCGCCGAGGATGCGCTCTCGACCTTCGCCCTCGATGTCGACCGAGCTTCCTTCACCCTGCTGCGGCGCTACCTCGACGGCGGCGATTTGCCGCCGGCGGCGGCGCTGCGGGTGGAAGAGATCGTCAACGCCCTCGACCGTGGCGATGAGGCGCCGGTGGAGCAAGACTTCCGCTGGACCGCGGAGGGTGCCCGGGCGCCTTTCACAGAGTCCGATGCTTACCGTTTGCTGCGCTTTCGGATGGCCGCCCGCGACGTCGAGCGCCCCGCCGTGGCGCTCACCCTGGTGGTCGATGTCTCCGGTTCGATGTCGCGCGGCGGGCGTCTCGATCTGGTGCGCCGCTCCTTGGGCCTGCTGCTCGACCGCTTGCGGGCCGGTGATCGGGTCACGCTGGTGACCTTCGGCGAGCGCGCCCGAGTCCTGGTCGAATCGACCTCCGACCTGCTCGCCGTGCGCAGCGCCCTCGCCGGTTTGCAGGCGGGCGGATCGACCCACGCCCAGGCGGGGCTGGCGCTGGCCTACGAGCTCGCCCTCGAGCACCTTCGTCCCGGAGCGGTCAATCGCGTCGTGCTGTGCAGCGATGGCGTCGCCAACGTCGGCGCCACCGATGCCGACTCTCTGCTCGAGACCATCTCCCAGGGGCGCGAAGCGGGTATCGAGCTCACCGCCCTCGGCTTCGGCATGGGCAACTACAACGACGTCCTGCTCGAGCGCCTGGCCAATCAGGGGGATGGCACCTACGGCTACATCGACTCCTTCGCCGAGGCTCGCGAGCTTCTCGCCGAGGGTCTCGACGGCACCCTGGTGACGGTGGCCGAAGACGCCCGGGTGCAGGTGCGGATTCACCCCGAGGTGATCGACCGCTACCGGCTGATCGGCTACGAGAACCGCGATCTGGCGGACGAGGACTTCCGCAACACCGCCTCCGATGGCGGCGAGATCGGCTCCGGCCATCGGGTCACCGCCCTCTACGAGGTGCGCCTGAAGTCCGGGGTGCGCTCGAGCCAGACGGCGGCGACCCTGACCTTACGCTATCGCGCCCCGCGCGATCAGCGCTGGCGCGAGCAAACGGTGACGGTCACCGCCGGTGAGCTGGAGACGAGCTGGAACGAGGCCTCTCCGGCCTTCCGTCAAGCCGCCTTGGCGGCCGAGCTGGCGGAGATCCTGCGCGGCTCCTTCTGGGCTCGCGAGGGCGACCTCGAAGACGTCGCCCGCCGGGCCCGCGCCCTGGTCGCCGAGCGCCCTGAGAACCCCGAGGCCATCGAGCTCGCCCGGCTCGCGGCGCGGGCGGCGGAGCTGTCCCGGTAG
- a CDS encoding peptidoglycan DD-metalloendopeptidase family protein: MSTEAITQRIGQGADPGAVGFDGDLGIQTDAGTTNALGGNVTDGTLVGDPNSSLFQQVGSPFSTNGSPGNDLLVAQSARYNAPSTDNIRAGRGILTVGSQGASVQELHNRLGAIGFNAPSGDAYTAETASAVRAFQTAYRLQATGDVGQTTLSKLDASDGGFNGGGTRLFPEGAVASPNYPVYSYPGVPHHMTATGGFQEPHHDHSYKGPSKAIFGDSPQTITNLPGANRNLGIDYTTSDGLVRPWWGGRVTQVGWEGSYGNRIHVETDITYRYNGQDYRVQTAYAHAESYNSDLQVGSRVEKGENIGVMGGTGGNYGAHVDLRIWIDVPGQGRVDLSPNAIREQRLDRGLTP; the protein is encoded by the coding sequence ATGTCTACAGAAGCCATAACCCAGAGGATCGGCCAGGGCGCCGATCCCGGTGCCGTCGGCTTCGATGGCGACCTTGGAATTCAGACGGACGCCGGAACGACCAACGCCCTCGGTGGCAACGTCACGGACGGGACCCTCGTCGGGGACCCGAATTCGTCGCTCTTCCAGCAGGTTGGATCGCCGTTCTCGACCAATGGCTCGCCGGGCAACGATCTGCTCGTCGCCCAGAGCGCGCGCTACAACGCCCCCTCCACGGACAATATCCGCGCTGGTCGCGGCATCTTGACCGTTGGTTCCCAGGGGGCCTCGGTGCAGGAGCTCCACAACCGGCTCGGGGCGATCGGGTTCAACGCGCCGTCCGGTGACGCCTATACCGCCGAGACGGCCTCCGCCGTGCGTGCCTTCCAGACCGCTTACCGGCTGCAGGCGACGGGCGATGTGGGGCAGACCACCCTGAGCAAGCTCGACGCCTCCGACGGCGGATTCAACGGCGGCGGCACGCGCCTGTTCCCGGAAGGGGCGGTGGCCTCGCCCAACTATCCGGTCTACTCCTATCCCGGGGTTCCGCATCACATGACCGCCACCGGCGGCTTCCAGGAACCGCACCACGACCATAGCTACAAGGGTCCGAGCAAGGCGATCTTCGGGGATTCTCCTCAGACGATCACCAACCTGCCCGGCGCCAACCGCAATCTGGGCATCGACTACACCACCTCCGACGGCCTGGTTCGGCCCTGGTGGGGCGGTCGGGTGACTCAGGTCGGTTGGGAAGGTAGTTATGGCAACCGAATCCACGTCGAAACCGACATCACCTACCGCTACAACGGTCAGGACTATCGGGTCCAGACCGCCTATGCTCACGCCGAGAGCTACAACTCCGATCTGCAGGTGGGATCGCGGGTCGAGAAGGGCGAAAACATCGGCGTGATGGGTGGTACCGGTGGCAACTACGGTGCCCACGTCGACCTGCGCATCTGGATCGATGTGCCGGGTCAGGGGCGCGTCGACCTGTCGCCGAACGCCATTCGCGAGCAGCGGCTCGACCGCGGCTTGACGCCGTAG
- a CDS encoding carboxypeptidase-like regulatory domain-containing protein translates to MHDSGRWMGRGALVLVLLCTGWGLPAVGDTPAEAAFGDRGLSGDARPQLDRGIVAGGSFRATITTAEEGEPIVGGVVRLWQEGVAVAIARPLDGGYALDDVEPGEYFVTASAFARRTVAYPSEPCRLLLSGLDCDFAAATAIIIVAGGTVAVAFELALAPAIEGRVTDESTGAPLAGVEVLANPVFGPRAETDAEGRYVLYGLTETGYRVSTENSAGYVDEIYDDKPCFRGETIGGQVLCPALEDADEVVVEGFDATTGIDFALVVGGVISGRVTGQSDGLPVAGALVFLSDGAGNTFHRVFADDDGRYRIDGLESGDYFLRASGGGLVSEAFGGDYYPGFSGVPPLGDAVPVALGQETADIDFALDRRGEILITALRGDTEVPFENQVIELWSPGRDRLIGLGTDSAGRVLFDNLVPGRYYMRFNPARPLDDYIAEAYPDQPCFQATCDPFAGAGIVVSPGLRSEGEFRLEVGGQILGTVRDGATGELVGGQVSLFAPDGLFLVDAGPRQGGGFRVRGVPDGEYRVIFTPFELDPYEGQLWEGQPCNGFVCDIAAGDPVVIANAGAVDDIDFVVTPGQPFDCIEDDFTHCLQGGRFRVRASWTFDATPRRGLARAEELTGDTGTFWFVDDQNVELILKVLDGCAEDSPAYWVFAAGLTNADVALEVVDSWTGRSWLRRNALEVSFVPTQDTEAFRSCDAEPPPGWRWVPRTSTAQGAIQSFAQGAGNCTPGANRLCLQGGRFAVEADWEIPNGTAGIAGAGELTSESGYFWFFDENNVELLVKVLDGCQVEPFNAFWVFSTGLTNVETTIRVTDTATGEMKEYFNPQGTAYPPRFDTGAFFDCGQ, encoded by the coding sequence ATGCACGACTCTGGACGTTGGATGGGCCGCGGGGCCCTCGTTCTGGTGCTGCTGTGTACGGGTTGGGGTTTGCCTGCCGTTGGCGACACCCCAGCGGAAGCCGCCTTTGGCGATCGTGGTCTGAGCGGGGATGCTCGGCCGCAGCTCGACCGGGGCATCGTGGCCGGCGGTTCCTTCCGCGCCACCATCACGACGGCCGAGGAGGGGGAGCCCATCGTCGGAGGGGTGGTCCGGCTTTGGCAGGAAGGTGTCGCGGTGGCGATCGCGCGGCCCCTCGACGGCGGCTACGCCCTCGACGACGTCGAGCCCGGGGAGTATTTCGTCACCGCCAGTGCTTTCGCTCGCCGAACGGTGGCCTATCCCTCGGAGCCCTGTCGCTTATTGCTCTCGGGTCTCGACTGCGACTTCGCCGCGGCGACGGCGATCATCATCGTCGCGGGCGGCACCGTCGCGGTGGCCTTCGAGCTGGCGCTCGCACCGGCGATCGAGGGACGAGTCACGGATGAGTCGACGGGCGCACCTTTGGCGGGGGTGGAAGTGTTGGCGAACCCGGTATTCGGTCCGCGAGCGGAGACCGATGCGGAGGGTCGCTACGTCCTTTACGGCTTGACCGAGACCGGCTACCGTGTCTCCACCGAGAACAGCGCCGGCTATGTCGACGAGATCTACGACGACAAACCGTGCTTTCGCGGCGAGACCATTGGCGGTCAGGTGCTGTGCCCTGCCCTGGAGGACGCCGACGAGGTTGTCGTCGAGGGCTTCGATGCCACCACCGGCATCGACTTCGCCCTCGTCGTCGGCGGTGTGATCAGCGGTCGAGTGACCGGACAGTCGGATGGCCTTCCGGTCGCCGGGGCGCTGGTCTTCCTGTCGGACGGGGCCGGCAACACCTTCCACCGAGTGTTTGCCGATGACGATGGTCGTTATCGCATCGACGGCCTGGAGAGCGGCGACTACTTCCTGCGGGCAAGCGGGGGCGGCCTGGTCTCGGAAGCCTTCGGCGGCGACTACTACCCGGGGTTCTCCGGCGTGCCACCCCTCGGCGATGCGGTCCCCGTGGCTCTCGGTCAGGAAACGGCGGATATCGATTTCGCCCTCGATCGTCGTGGCGAGATCCTGATCACCGCTTTGCGTGGCGACACCGAGGTTCCCTTCGAGAACCAGGTGATCGAGCTCTGGTCGCCCGGCCGAGATCGGCTCATCGGTTTGGGGACCGACTCCGCCGGCCGGGTGCTGTTCGACAACCTGGTGCCGGGGCGCTACTACATGCGCTTCAATCCGGCCCGGCCCCTCGACGACTACATCGCCGAAGCCTACCCCGATCAGCCCTGCTTCCAGGCGACCTGCGACCCCTTCGCCGGAGCTGGCATCGTGGTCTCTCCCGGCCTGCGCTCGGAGGGTGAGTTTCGCCTCGAGGTCGGTGGGCAGATTCTCGGCACGGTGCGCGATGGCGCCACCGGCGAGCTGGTGGGGGGACAGGTCAGCCTGTTCGCGCCAGACGGTCTCTTCCTGGTCGACGCCGGCCCGCGCCAGGGAGGCGGCTTCCGCGTGCGCGGCGTGCCCGATGGCGAGTACCGGGTGATCTTCACGCCTTTCGAGCTCGACCCCTACGAGGGCCAGCTCTGGGAAGGGCAGCCCTGCAACGGCTTCGTGTGCGACATCGCCGCCGGCGATCCGGTGGTCATCGCCAACGCCGGGGCCGTCGACGACATCGACTTCGTCGTCACTCCGGGGCAGCCCTTCGACTGCATCGAGGACGACTTCACCCACTGCCTGCAGGGCGGGCGATTCCGGGTGCGGGCGAGCTGGACCTTCGACGCCACGCCGCGGCGCGGTCTGGCGCGGGCCGAGGAGCTCACCGGAGACACCGGCACTTTCTGGTTCGTCGACGATCAAAACGTCGAGCTGATCCTCAAGGTTCTCGACGGCTGTGCGGAGGATTCGCCAGCCTACTGGGTGTTCGCCGCTGGCCTGACCAACGCCGACGTCGCCCTCGAGGTCGTCGACTCCTGGACCGGCCGTAGCTGGCTGCGGCGCAATGCCCTCGAGGTGTCTTTCGTGCCGACTCAGGACACCGAGGCCTTCCGCTCCTGCGACGCCGAGCCGCCGCCGGGCTGGCGTTGGGTGCCGCGGACCAGCACTGCCCAGGGAGCGATTCAGAGCTTCGCCCAGGGAGCCGGCAACTGCACGCCGGGCGCCAATCGCCTCTGCCTGCAGGGTGGGCGCTTCGCGGTCGAGGCCGATTGGGAGATCCCCAACGGCACCGCCGGCATCGCCGGGGCCGGAGAGCTGACCTCCGAATCGGGCTACTTCTGGTTCTTCGACGAAAACAACGTCGAGCTGCTGGTCAAGGTGCTCGATGGCTGCCAGGTCGAGCCCTTCAACGCCTTCTGGGTGTTCTCTACCGGCTTGACCAACGTCGAGACGACGATTCGAGTCACCGATACCGCCACCGGCGAGATGAAGGAGTACTTCAACCCCCAGGGCACGGCCTATCCGCCGCGCTTCGATACCGGGGCCTTCTTCGACTGCGGGCAGTAG
- a CDS encoding YafY family protein → MRRADRLFQIIQTLRRRRRRLATAAELAERLEVSERTIYRDIRELVDSGVPIRGEAGVGYLLDRSYDLPPLMFDEDEIEALVLGARMVRTWGDPALAFAAESALAKIDSGLPGELRERLEAAPLFAVNLSLDDPTGDILGRLRTAIRESRRAVLAYEDAQRRASQRTVRPLALFHWGRTWTLGAWCELRQDFRSFRLDRIAELSPGSIFTAEPGKTLDDLFRHYREESG, encoded by the coding sequence ATGCGTCGCGCCGATCGCCTCTTCCAAATCATCCAGACGCTGCGGCGACGGCGGCGGCGCCTGGCCACCGCCGCCGAGCTCGCCGAGCGTCTGGAGGTCTCGGAACGCACTATCTATCGCGATATTCGGGAGCTGGTGGATTCCGGCGTGCCGATTCGCGGCGAGGCCGGCGTCGGCTACCTGCTCGATCGCTCCTACGACCTGCCGCCACTGATGTTCGACGAGGACGAGATCGAGGCGCTGGTGCTCGGCGCCCGCATGGTGCGCACCTGGGGAGATCCGGCCCTCGCCTTCGCCGCCGAGAGCGCCCTGGCCAAGATCGACAGCGGCCTGCCCGGGGAGCTGCGCGAGCGTCTCGAGGCGGCCCCTCTCTTTGCCGTCAACTTGAGCCTCGACGACCCCACCGGCGACATCCTCGGCCGGCTGCGCACGGCGATCCGGGAGAGCCGCCGCGCCGTGCTGGCCTACGAAGACGCCCAGCGACGAGCCAGCCAGCGCACCGTTCGGCCGCTGGCTCTCTTCCACTGGGGCCGGACCTGGACCCTCGGCGCCTGGTGCGAGCTGCGGCAAGACTTCCGCAGCTTCCGCCTCGATCGCATCGCCGAGCTGTCGCCGGGCTCGATCTTCACCGCCGAGCCCGGCAAGACCCTGGACGACCTCTTCCGCCACTACCGCGAAGAGAGCGGCTGA
- a CDS encoding VOC family protein: protein MSHSVQYTELHTPNPQEATAFYGALFDWQSKTIETPAGPYMEVTNGDGPVGGIFNRPDGGDPHWLIYITTADVDASVTRAKELGGSVLQEKQEVPDMGYYAILEDPHGAIFALWQAKG, encoded by the coding sequence ATGAGCCACTCCGTCCAGTACACCGAGCTCCACACCCCGAACCCGCAGGAAGCCACCGCCTTCTACGGCGCCCTGTTCGACTGGCAGTCGAAAACCATCGAAACGCCGGCCGGCCCCTACATGGAGGTCACCAATGGCGACGGCCCGGTGGGCGGCATTTTCAACCGTCCCGACGGTGGCGACCCCCACTGGCTGATCTACATCACCACCGCCGACGTCGACGCCTCGGTGACGCGAGCTAAGGAGCTCGGCGGCTCGGTGCTGCAGGAAAAGCAGGAAGTCCCCGACATGGGCTACTACGCCATCCTCGAAGATCCCCACGGCGCGATCTTCGCCCTCTGGCAGGCCAAAGGCTGA
- a CDS encoding aminopeptidase P family protein: MNRPTSRLALLLTVVVILPASLGAASIPAEEYAERRARLAEVIGPHGIAVLLPEHAKHRNGDVDWPFRQDDSLLYLTGIDQHDTALALVPSEKQHSEVLFLLDRDPLTEVWNGRLLSREEATAVSGIAEVASADRLERFLDAAFDGLPWGETKTYRYYRPVGLPRIHSAARAGLATLWLDLEFRTTPQGEETPEQHLAAELRQRYPEIQIRDLSPHLQALRELKSPAERQLLQRAVDITVEALEASMRRAKTATHEYQVEATVEHGFRDRGACCWGYPSIVAGGFNATTLHYNSNNDPLDRDGLLLMDVGAEVEGYTADITRTFPVDGTFSAPQREIYQAVLAAFDECLATIRPGILYLDVHEKAIEVLGRELLALGLVTEASREQTEMYYLHGVGHPIGLQVHDAFDRSRKLEVGMVWTLEPGVYVRRADVEASATFQSLGESDQAKIRRALERYHGIGVRIEDDLWIGPEGAEVMSKALPRTVEAIEAFMAGE; the protein is encoded by the coding sequence ATGAACCGACCGACCTCCCGTCTCGCCCTCCTTTTGACCGTCGTGGTCATCCTGCCTGCCAGCCTGGGAGCGGCGTCGATTCCCGCCGAGGAGTATGCCGAGCGCCGCGCTCGCCTGGCCGAAGTGATCGGTCCTCACGGCATCGCCGTGCTGCTGCCGGAGCACGCCAAGCACCGCAACGGCGATGTCGACTGGCCCTTCCGCCAGGATGACTCGCTGCTCTATCTCACCGGCATCGACCAGCACGACACCGCCCTCGCCCTGGTGCCGAGCGAGAAGCAGCACTCGGAGGTGCTGTTCCTCCTCGACCGCGACCCGCTGACGGAGGTCTGGAACGGTCGTCTGCTGTCGCGGGAAGAGGCGACGGCGGTCAGCGGCATCGCCGAGGTGGCCTCGGCGGACCGCCTGGAGCGCTTCCTCGACGCCGCCTTCGACGGCCTGCCCTGGGGTGAAACCAAAACCTACCGCTACTACCGTCCGGTCGGCCTGCCCAGGATTCACTCGGCGGCGCGAGCTGGCCTCGCGACCCTCTGGCTCGACCTCGAGTTCCGCACCACTCCTCAGGGTGAGGAGACGCCCGAGCAGCACCTCGCCGCGGAGCTACGGCAGCGCTATCCGGAAATCCAAATCCGCGACCTCTCGCCCCATCTGCAGGCCCTGCGCGAGCTCAAGAGTCCCGCCGAGCGCCAGCTCCTGCAGCGCGCCGTCGACATCACCGTCGAAGCCCTCGAAGCCAGCATGCGCCGAGCCAAGACGGCGACCCACGAGTACCAGGTGGAGGCCACCGTCGAGCACGGTTTCCGCGACCGCGGCGCCTGCTGCTGGGGCTATCCTTCGATTGTCGCCGGTGGCTTCAACGCCACCACCCTGCACTACAACAGCAACAACGATCCCCTCGACCGCGATGGCCTGCTACTGATGGACGTCGGGGCCGAGGTCGAGGGCTACACCGCCGACATCACCCGCACCTTCCCGGTGGACGGCACCTTTTCGGCACCCCAGCGGGAGATCTATCAGGCGGTACTCGCCGCCTTCGACGAGTGTCTGGCGACGATCCGGCCGGGCATCCTCTATCTCGACGTCCACGAGAAAGCCATCGAGGTGCTCGGCCGCGAGCTGCTCGCCCTCGGCCTGGTCACCGAGGCCAGCCGCGAGCAGACCGAGATGTATTACCTCCACGGTGTCGGTCACCCCATCGGCCTGCAGGTGCACGACGCCTTCGACCGCTCCCGCAAGCTCGAGGTCGGCATGGTGTGGACCCTCGAGCCGGGTGTCTACGTACGTCGTGCCGACGTCGAGGCCAGCGCCACCTTCCAGAGCCTCGGCGAGTCCGACCAGGCCAAGATCCGCCGCGCCCTCGAGCGCTACCACGGCATCGGCGTGCGCATCGAGGACGACCTCTGGATCGGGCCCGAAGGCGCCGAGGTGATGTCCAAGGCGCTGCCACGGACGGTGGAAGCGATCGAGGCCTTTATGGCGGGGGAATAG